The following coding sequences are from one Desertifilum tharense IPPAS B-1220 window:
- a CDS encoding YqeG family HAD IIIA-type phosphatase, with translation MTWNRHLQPDLVLGKPILYLTPEVLQHYHLKGLILDVDDTLVPIKSAQASSELQEWIKNIRSVAKLWLVSNNINQPRIRGIAEALDLPYIMGAGKPSRRKLRQAAQGMDLPPQQIAMVGDRLFTDVLAGNRLGLFTILVEPMVNPGAAASSSPLRSLEVMISQALGASLTPKEQIFTNRE, from the coding sequence ATGACTTGGAATCGTCACCTACAACCCGATTTAGTGCTAGGGAAGCCCATTTTGTATCTGACCCCGGAGGTGTTACAGCACTACCACCTCAAGGGGCTGATCCTCGATGTAGACGATACTTTGGTGCCTATTAAGTCGGCTCAGGCCTCTAGCGAGTTGCAGGAGTGGATTAAAAACATTCGTTCGGTCGCCAAGCTGTGGCTGGTCAGTAATAATATCAACCAGCCTCGGATTCGGGGAATTGCTGAGGCTTTAGATTTACCTTACATCATGGGGGCGGGCAAGCCCTCGCGGCGCAAGCTCCGACAAGCCGCTCAGGGAATGGATTTGCCCCCTCAACAAATTGCGATGGTTGGCGATCGCCTATTTACTGACGTGCTGGCCGGAAATCGTTTGGGTTTGTTTACTATTCTGGTCGAACCGATGGTTAATCCGGGCGCGGCGGCGAGTTCGAGTCCCCTGAGATCCTTGGAAGTCATGATTTCTCAAGCGTTAGGAGCCTCCCTGACCCCAAAAGAACAAATCTTTACAAATCGTGAATAA
- the proB gene encoding glutamate 5-kinase encodes MPQTLVVKIGTSSLTRPETGSLALATLASLVEVLSQLQRQGYAVVLVSSGAVGVGCARLGLVERPRTMSRKQAIAAVGQGRLMRVYDDLFTSLQQPIAQVLLTRADLMERSRYLNAYRTFTELFNLGVIPIVNENDTVATDELKFGDNDTLSALVASLIEADWLFLLTDVDRLYSADPRQFPDAQPIGLVNNIEQLEQLQVQTGDRGSQWGTGGMTTKITAARIATNAGVRTAIAEGKRPENILKILQGEPLGTQFEAQPRPMNARKRWIANGLIPAGKLVLDAGAVAAICQAGKSLLAAGILQVSGEFQPSDAVQLCDPFGKEIARGLVNYSSTELNQIRGHHSDEIPAILGYEGAETVIHRDNLVVS; translated from the coding sequence ATGCCTCAAACCCTTGTTGTCAAAATTGGGACTTCCAGCCTCACGCGTCCAGAAACGGGCAGCTTGGCCTTAGCGACGCTCGCCAGCTTAGTTGAAGTCCTCAGCCAACTCCAACGCCAAGGATACGCCGTCGTCTTAGTATCTTCCGGTGCTGTTGGGGTGGGATGCGCCCGTTTAGGTTTAGTCGAACGCCCCCGCACCATGTCTCGCAAACAGGCGATCGCCGCCGTCGGTCAAGGACGGCTGATGCGCGTGTACGATGACCTGTTTACCTCGCTACAACAACCCATTGCTCAAGTGTTGCTAACGCGGGCCGATCTCATGGAGCGATCGCGCTATCTCAACGCCTACCGCACCTTCACCGAACTGTTCAACCTTGGCGTTATTCCCATCGTTAACGAAAACGATACCGTTGCCACTGACGAACTCAAATTTGGCGATAACGACACCCTCAGCGCTTTGGTAGCCAGCTTAATTGAGGCAGACTGGCTGTTTTTACTCACCGATGTCGATCGCCTGTACTCCGCCGATCCGCGCCAATTCCCCGACGCTCAACCGATCGGCTTAGTGAATAACATCGAGCAACTCGAACAACTCCAAGTCCAAACCGGCGATCGCGGTTCTCAATGGGGAACCGGAGGCATGACGACCAAAATCACCGCCGCCCGCATTGCCACCAACGCTGGCGTTAGGACTGCGATCGCCGAAGGTAAGCGCCCAGAAAATATCCTCAAAATTCTCCAAGGCGAACCCCTCGGCACCCAATTTGAAGCCCAACCGCGCCCTATGAACGCTCGCAAGCGCTGGATCGCCAACGGTCTGATCCCGGCGGGCAAATTAGTCCTAGATGCTGGAGCCGTTGCGGCCATCTGTCAAGCCGGTAAATCCCTATTAGCAGCGGGAATTCTGCAAGTGAGTGGCGAGTTTCAACCCTCTGACGCCGTTCAGCTTTGCGATCCGTTCGGCAAAGAAATTGCCAGAGGTCTTGTCAACTATAGCAGCACCGAACTCAACCAGATTCGCGGCCATCACTCCGATGAAATTCCCGCAATTCTTGGCTATGAAGGCGCAGAAACGGTGATTCACCGCGATAACTTAGTCGTGAGCTAA